One Antennarius striatus isolate MH-2024 chromosome 17, ASM4005453v1, whole genome shotgun sequence genomic window carries:
- the LOC137610689 gene encoding transcription factor Sp3-like isoform X1 codes for MTAPKQPLKQGEMASADVDSSQSEFLQPGSAAETQTTDMSAIQLTGSDRWEVLTPVSSGKEDHGVVHIPNSGIVTSNGQYVLPIGSLPNQPIYVTASGNEATANGVSGIQYQVIPQIQNADGTLAGFPTQGLDDGTGQIQLLQDGSHGSIGISCATTATSDLLTQAGQVPSIQGVQLSGGSTYTGTVPVGLPSNITFVPINSLDLESLGLTGAQTVPIAAGITPEGQLIMSGQTLESQGQDSGSKQQLVTVSNAGANPELYVPTTTNSSSLPETIDGTGVLTQATAVSAGVADPSSSANFNSHNHLQQIQVSSANSTTISQPILQLSGDTQAQVAQVAQGQDLNAAAGQTLQSVQLVNPGTFLIQAQTVTATGQIQWQTFQVQGVQSLQGLQLPQGQGQAQQLTLAPVQTLPLGQTGQVSLPNLQTVTVNSVAQSGVQYTQGEDTDSPVGIQIKEEPDSEEWQLSGDSTLNPSDLNNLRVQMGDEDMETPSGEGKRLRRVACTCPNCKESGGRGSGMGKKKQHICHIVGCGKVYGKTSHLRAHLRWHSGERPFVCNWMFCGKRFTRSDELQRHRRTHTGEKKFVCTECSKRFMRSDHLAKHIKTHQNKKGVSATSPPTTADAVITADGTTLILQTTGHDLVGNQEIPLQLVTVAPGEVME; via the exons ATGACTG CACCAAAGCAGCCTCTGAAACAAGGAGAAATGGCGTCCGCGGACGTGGACAGCAGTCAAAGCGAGTTTCTGCAACCCGGCAGCGCGGCGGAAACGCAG ACAACAGACATGTCAGCCATTCAGCTGACAGGTTCGGATCGATGGGAGGTGTTAACTCCTGTCTCAAGTGGGAAGGAAGACCATGGAGTTGTTCACATTCCAAACTCGGGGATCGTTACATCCAATGGGCAGTACGTGCTTCCTATTGGGAGTCTTCCCAACCAGCCAATTTATGTCACAGCATCGGGGAACGAGGCCACGGCCAACGGGGTGTCAGGCATTCAGTATCAg GTTATCCCACAAATCCAAAATGCAGACGGGACACTCGCAGGATTCCCAACGCAGGGACTGGATGACGGCACGGGGCAGATCCAGCTCCTACAAGACGGCAGCCACGGGAGCATCGGAATCAGCTGTGCCACAACCGCGACCTCAGACCTCTTGACACAGGCGGGGCAAGTACCTTCGATCCAAGGCGTCCAGCTGTCTGGGGGGTCGACGTACACCGGCACAGTACCTGTGGGGCTGCCCAGCAACATCACGTTCGTCCCAATAAATAGTTTGGATCTGGAGTCTTTAGGGCTTACGGGAGCACAGACGGTCCCCATAGCAGCAGGGATAACGCCTGAAGGTCAGCTAATCATGAGCGGTCAGACGCTGGAGAGTCAGGGTCAGGACTCTGGCTCCAAACAGCAGCTGGTGACTGTGAGCAACGCTGGCGCCAATCCAGAACTATACGTGCCAACCACCACCAACTCCTCCTCGCTCCCCGAGACCATCGACGGCACCGGGGTTCTGACCCAAGCTACCGCCGTGTCTGCAGGCGTGGCTGACCCTTCCTCCTCAGCAAACTTCAACTCCCACAACCACCTGCAGCAAATTCAG GTCTCATCTGCTAACTCCACCACTATCTCCCAGCCTATCCTGCAGCTGTCTGGGGACACTCAGGCCCAGGTCGCCCAGGTGGCTCAGGGTCAGGACCTGAACGCAGCAGCAGGTCAGACTCTACAGAGCGTTCAGCTGGTTAACCCGGGGACGTTCCTCATCCAAGCCCAGACTGTCACTGCCACCGGACAGATCCAGTGGCAGACCTTCCAG GTTCAAGGTGTCCAGTCACTCCAGGGGCTCCAGTTGCCCCAGGGACAGGGGCAGGCTCAGCAACTGACTCTAGCCCCGGTGCAAACCCTCCCTCTGGGCCAGACGGGTCAGGTCAGCCTACCCAACCTCCAGACAGTTACTGTGAACTCTGTAGCCCAGTCTGGAGTTCAGTACACACAAGGAGAGGACACAGACAGCCCAGTCG GTATTCAAATCAAAGAAGAGCCAGACTCAGAGGAGTGGCAGCTCAGTGGAGACTCGACGCTCAACCCCAGTGACCTGAACAACCTACGCGTTCAGATGGGAGACGAAGACATGGAAACACCGAGCGGAGAAGGCAAGAGGCTCCGCAGAGTCGCCTGCACCTGCCCCAACTGCAAAGAGTCCGGAGGAAG AGGTTCAGGCATGGGGAAGAAGAAGCAGCACATTTGCCATATCGTCGGCTGCGGTAAAGTCTACGGGAAGACGTctcacctccgagcccacctgCGCTGGCACAGTGGGGAGAGACCGTTTGTCTGCAACTGGATGTTCTGCGGGAAGAGGTTCACCCGGAGCGACGAGCTACAGAGACACCggaggacacacacag GAGAGAAGAAGTTCGTGTGCACGGAGTGCTCCAAGAGGTTCATGCGAAGCGACCACCTGGCCAAGCACATAAAGACTCACCAGAATAAAAAAGGCGTTTCTGCCACGTCTCCGCCCACCACCGCCGACGCCGTCATCACCGCCGACGGCACCACGCTCATCCTGCAGACCACCGGCCACGACCTCGTAGGCAATCAGGAGATCCCGTTACAGCTGGTCACCGTGGCCCCCGGTGAGGTCATggaatga
- the LOC137610689 gene encoding transcription factor Sp3-like isoform X3: MSAIQLTGSDRWEVLTPVSSGKEDHGVVHIPNSGIVTSNGQYVLPIGSLPNQPIYVTASGNEATANGVSGIQYQVIPQIQNADGTLAGFPTQGLDDGTGQIQLLQDGSHGSIGISCATTATSDLLTQAGQVPSIQGVQLSGGSTYTGTVPVGLPSNITFVPINSLDLESLGLTGAQTVPIAAGITPEGQLIMSGQTLESQGQDSGSKQQLVTVSNAGANPELYVPTTTNSSSLPETIDGTGVLTQATAVSAGVADPSSSANFNSHNHLQQIQVSSANSTTISQPILQLSGDTQAQVAQVAQGQDLNAAAGQTLQSVQLVNPGTFLIQAQTVTATGQIQWQTFQVQGVQSLQGLQLPQGQGQAQQLTLAPVQTLPLGQTGQVSLPNLQTVTVNSVAQSGVQYTQGEDTDSPVGIQIKEEPDSEEWQLSGDSTLNPSDLNNLRVQMGDEDMETPSGEGKRLRRVACTCPNCKESGGRGSGMGKKKQHICHIVGCGKVYGKTSHLRAHLRWHSGERPFVCNWMFCGKRFTRSDELQRHRRTHTGEKKFVCTECSKRFMRSDHLAKHIKTHQNKKGVSATSPPTTADAVITADGTTLILQTTGHDLVGNQEIPLQLVTVAPGEVME, translated from the exons ATGTCAGCCATTCAGCTGACAGGTTCGGATCGATGGGAGGTGTTAACTCCTGTCTCAAGTGGGAAGGAAGACCATGGAGTTGTTCACATTCCAAACTCGGGGATCGTTACATCCAATGGGCAGTACGTGCTTCCTATTGGGAGTCTTCCCAACCAGCCAATTTATGTCACAGCATCGGGGAACGAGGCCACGGCCAACGGGGTGTCAGGCATTCAGTATCAg GTTATCCCACAAATCCAAAATGCAGACGGGACACTCGCAGGATTCCCAACGCAGGGACTGGATGACGGCACGGGGCAGATCCAGCTCCTACAAGACGGCAGCCACGGGAGCATCGGAATCAGCTGTGCCACAACCGCGACCTCAGACCTCTTGACACAGGCGGGGCAAGTACCTTCGATCCAAGGCGTCCAGCTGTCTGGGGGGTCGACGTACACCGGCACAGTACCTGTGGGGCTGCCCAGCAACATCACGTTCGTCCCAATAAATAGTTTGGATCTGGAGTCTTTAGGGCTTACGGGAGCACAGACGGTCCCCATAGCAGCAGGGATAACGCCTGAAGGTCAGCTAATCATGAGCGGTCAGACGCTGGAGAGTCAGGGTCAGGACTCTGGCTCCAAACAGCAGCTGGTGACTGTGAGCAACGCTGGCGCCAATCCAGAACTATACGTGCCAACCACCACCAACTCCTCCTCGCTCCCCGAGACCATCGACGGCACCGGGGTTCTGACCCAAGCTACCGCCGTGTCTGCAGGCGTGGCTGACCCTTCCTCCTCAGCAAACTTCAACTCCCACAACCACCTGCAGCAAATTCAG GTCTCATCTGCTAACTCCACCACTATCTCCCAGCCTATCCTGCAGCTGTCTGGGGACACTCAGGCCCAGGTCGCCCAGGTGGCTCAGGGTCAGGACCTGAACGCAGCAGCAGGTCAGACTCTACAGAGCGTTCAGCTGGTTAACCCGGGGACGTTCCTCATCCAAGCCCAGACTGTCACTGCCACCGGACAGATCCAGTGGCAGACCTTCCAG GTTCAAGGTGTCCAGTCACTCCAGGGGCTCCAGTTGCCCCAGGGACAGGGGCAGGCTCAGCAACTGACTCTAGCCCCGGTGCAAACCCTCCCTCTGGGCCAGACGGGTCAGGTCAGCCTACCCAACCTCCAGACAGTTACTGTGAACTCTGTAGCCCAGTCTGGAGTTCAGTACACACAAGGAGAGGACACAGACAGCCCAGTCG GTATTCAAATCAAAGAAGAGCCAGACTCAGAGGAGTGGCAGCTCAGTGGAGACTCGACGCTCAACCCCAGTGACCTGAACAACCTACGCGTTCAGATGGGAGACGAAGACATGGAAACACCGAGCGGAGAAGGCAAGAGGCTCCGCAGAGTCGCCTGCACCTGCCCCAACTGCAAAGAGTCCGGAGGAAG AGGTTCAGGCATGGGGAAGAAGAAGCAGCACATTTGCCATATCGTCGGCTGCGGTAAAGTCTACGGGAAGACGTctcacctccgagcccacctgCGCTGGCACAGTGGGGAGAGACCGTTTGTCTGCAACTGGATGTTCTGCGGGAAGAGGTTCACCCGGAGCGACGAGCTACAGAGACACCggaggacacacacag GAGAGAAGAAGTTCGTGTGCACGGAGTGCTCCAAGAGGTTCATGCGAAGCGACCACCTGGCCAAGCACATAAAGACTCACCAGAATAAAAAAGGCGTTTCTGCCACGTCTCCGCCCACCACCGCCGACGCCGTCATCACCGCCGACGGCACCACGCTCATCCTGCAGACCACCGGCCACGACCTCGTAGGCAATCAGGAGATCCCGTTACAGCTGGTCACCGTGGCCCCCGGTGAGGTCATggaatga
- the fbxo30a gene encoding F-box only protein 30a gives MESLHSHCLKCINRRCMVRPEMGVSCDLIGCPLVCGAVFHSCKLEEHRLLCPYERLPCLNSEFGCPFYIARIKMARHLETCPASIVCCTMEWNRWPVSYSDRKSYENLSKDFDEVEQLDMALALQDQRMLLESLKVTTTVSKNGDKEVDERDKMATASSLPETVLANGPMEMEEESYNELYRASVETSRSLAVALDILTNATDVGVIVGNLNGESSDKNGALHNGENGVSHDVHLAEGGKNVDMEESDSDSECELGAVGGVDCAVGTDGEEDEGPGWAEEDSDFVEVFFEQKEDIEEEPVNESDLVWPEMPQDYMPVLALEHRVPQQAQLSPPMPFLLSDHVRNNFLHRLPTELRYRCLERKLQNVEVLRGISMFTLNGRRALLSDPYLFRAKMEDKAVDTSDLEVADDPMGLHGIDLITAALLFCLGDSPGGRGISDSRFVDGYHIDFGTQTFSFPSAILATNTMVGDIASASACDHASPQLSNPSPFHTLRLDLVLECVARYQTKQRSMFTFVCGQLFRRDEFSSHFKNVHGDIHAGLNGWMEQRCPLAYYGCTYSQRRFCPSVQGFRIIHDRHLGSFGVQPGVPLKPGESQTGNSCHFGSQCDQFSGLPFEVLQHIASFLDSFSLCQLSRVSRTMRDVCATLLQMRGMVVLLWEKKRHADGSPSWQITDKVWRFSTAFGTVNEWKFANIASMADHLKKCKFNTIARREEAIPLPCMCFTRELTKEGRCLRSVLKPVA, from the exons ATGGAGAGCCTCCACTCCCACTGCCTTAAGTGCATCAACAGAAGATGcatggtgagaccagagatgggTGTTTCCTGTGACCTCATTGGCTGTCCTCTTGTATGTGGGGCAGTTTTTCATTCATGCAAATTAGAGGAGCACCGGCTACTGTGTCCATATGAACGGTTGCCGTGTCTGAACAGTGAATTTGGCTGCCCGTTCTATATTGCGAGGATCAAGATGGCGCGACACCTGGAGACGTGCCCGGCAAGTATAGTCTGTTGCACTATGGAGTGGAATCGCTGGCCTGTGAGCTATTCTGATCGGAAGTCCTATGAAAACTTGAGCAAAGACTTTGATGAGGTGGAGCAACTAGACATGGCCTTGGCCCTGCAGGATCAGAGGATGTTGTTGGAGTCCCTGAAGGTTACAACCACTGTGTCAAAGAATGGAGATAAAGAAGTAGACGAACGTGACAAAATGGCAACGGCATCAAGTCTACCTGAGACCGTATTAGCTAATGGACCCATGGAAATGGAAGAGGAGTCCTATAATGAGTTATACAGAGCCTCGGTGGAGACGAGCAGAAGTTTAGCAGTAGCATTGGACATCCTGACTAACGCCACAGATGTGGGTGTAATTGTTGGAAATTTAAATGGAGAAAGTTCAGACAAAAACGGAGCCCTTCACAACGGAGAAAATGGCGTTAGTCATGATGTTCATCTAGCAGAGGGAGGGAAGAATGTAGATATGGAGGAGAGTGATTCTGATTCAGAGTGTGAGCTTGGAGCAGTAGGTGGAGTGGACTGCGCTGTAGGaacagatggagaagaagatgaGGGTCCTGGCTGGGCAGAAGAAGACTCTGATTTTGTAGAAGTGTTTTTTGAGCAGAAGGAAGACATTGAAGAGGAGCCAGTAAACGAGTCCGACCTTGTGTGGCCGGAGATGCCTCAGGATTACATGCCCGTTCTAGCACTGGAACATCGCGTGCCTCAGCAAGCGCAGCTTTCACCACCAATGCCATTCCTGCTGTCTGATCATGTGAGAAATAACTTCTTACATCGCTTACCCACTGAACTCAGGTACAGGTGTTTGGAGCGCAAACTACAGAATGTAGAAGTGCTTCGGGGAATAAGTATGTTTACATTGAATGGGCGTCGGGCTCTTCTGTCAGACCCTTATTTGTTTCGAGCAAAGATGGAGGACAAGGCAGTCGACACATCAGATCTGGAAGTAGCGGATGACCCCATGGGCCTCCATGGCATCGATCTCATCACTGCAGCGTTGCTCTTTTGCCTCGGCGATTCTCCGGGAGGTAGAGGAATCTCAGACAGCAGGTTTGTGGACGGCTACCACATTGACTTTGGCACCCAGACATTCTCCTTCCCCTCAGCCATTCTTGCAACCAACACCATGGTTGGAGACATCGCTTCAGCTTCAGCCTGCGATCACGCTAGCCCACAGCTTTCCAATCCGAGCCCCTTCCACACTCTCCGGCTGGACTTAGTGCTCGAATGTGTGGCTCGGTACCAAACGAAGCAACGTTCGATGTTCACGTTCGTCTGCGGGCAGCTGTTCCGGCGGGACGAGTTCTCGTCTCATTTCAAAAACGTTCACGGGGATATTCACGCCGGACTCAACGGCTGGATGGAGCAACGATGCCCCTTGGCCTACTACGGCTGCACCTACTCCCAAAGACGATTCTGCCCATCTGTGCAGGGCTTCAGAATCATCCACGACAGACACCTCGGCTCATTTGGGGTCCAACCCGGCGTGCCCTTAAAACCTGGGGAgagtcagacaggaaacagctgtCACTTTGGTTCTCAGTGCGATCAATTCAGTGGTCTTCCATTCGAGGTGTTACAGCATATAGCGAGCTTCCTTGACAGCTTTAGCTTGTGCCAACTCTCCAGAGTGTCTCGCACAATGAGGGACGTGTGCGCCACTCTGCTGCAGATGCGTGGCATGGTGGTCCTGCTGTGGGAAAAGAAACGACACGCTGATGGCTCTCCTTCGTGGCAGATCACCGACAAG GTGTGGCGATTCAGTACGGCTTTCGGCACAGTGAACGAGTGGAAGTTCGCCAACATCGCCAGCATGGCCGACCACCTCAAGAAGTGCAAGTTCAATACGATTGCTCGGCGTGAGGAGGCCATCCCGCTGCCGTGCATGTGTTTCACCAGAGAGCTCACGAAGGAGGGAAGGTGTTTACGTTCAGTTCTCAAACCAGTAGCATAA
- the LOC137610689 gene encoding transcription factor Sp3-like isoform X2 yields the protein MASADVDSSQSEFLQPGSAAETQTTDMSAIQLTGSDRWEVLTPVSSGKEDHGVVHIPNSGIVTSNGQYVLPIGSLPNQPIYVTASGNEATANGVSGIQYQVIPQIQNADGTLAGFPTQGLDDGTGQIQLLQDGSHGSIGISCATTATSDLLTQAGQVPSIQGVQLSGGSTYTGTVPVGLPSNITFVPINSLDLESLGLTGAQTVPIAAGITPEGQLIMSGQTLESQGQDSGSKQQLVTVSNAGANPELYVPTTTNSSSLPETIDGTGVLTQATAVSAGVADPSSSANFNSHNHLQQIQVSSANSTTISQPILQLSGDTQAQVAQVAQGQDLNAAAGQTLQSVQLVNPGTFLIQAQTVTATGQIQWQTFQVQGVQSLQGLQLPQGQGQAQQLTLAPVQTLPLGQTGQVSLPNLQTVTVNSVAQSGVQYTQGEDTDSPVGIQIKEEPDSEEWQLSGDSTLNPSDLNNLRVQMGDEDMETPSGEGKRLRRVACTCPNCKESGGRGSGMGKKKQHICHIVGCGKVYGKTSHLRAHLRWHSGERPFVCNWMFCGKRFTRSDELQRHRRTHTGEKKFVCTECSKRFMRSDHLAKHIKTHQNKKGVSATSPPTTADAVITADGTTLILQTTGHDLVGNQEIPLQLVTVAPGEVME from the exons ATGGCGTCCGCGGACGTGGACAGCAGTCAAAGCGAGTTTCTGCAACCCGGCAGCGCGGCGGAAACGCAG ACAACAGACATGTCAGCCATTCAGCTGACAGGTTCGGATCGATGGGAGGTGTTAACTCCTGTCTCAAGTGGGAAGGAAGACCATGGAGTTGTTCACATTCCAAACTCGGGGATCGTTACATCCAATGGGCAGTACGTGCTTCCTATTGGGAGTCTTCCCAACCAGCCAATTTATGTCACAGCATCGGGGAACGAGGCCACGGCCAACGGGGTGTCAGGCATTCAGTATCAg GTTATCCCACAAATCCAAAATGCAGACGGGACACTCGCAGGATTCCCAACGCAGGGACTGGATGACGGCACGGGGCAGATCCAGCTCCTACAAGACGGCAGCCACGGGAGCATCGGAATCAGCTGTGCCACAACCGCGACCTCAGACCTCTTGACACAGGCGGGGCAAGTACCTTCGATCCAAGGCGTCCAGCTGTCTGGGGGGTCGACGTACACCGGCACAGTACCTGTGGGGCTGCCCAGCAACATCACGTTCGTCCCAATAAATAGTTTGGATCTGGAGTCTTTAGGGCTTACGGGAGCACAGACGGTCCCCATAGCAGCAGGGATAACGCCTGAAGGTCAGCTAATCATGAGCGGTCAGACGCTGGAGAGTCAGGGTCAGGACTCTGGCTCCAAACAGCAGCTGGTGACTGTGAGCAACGCTGGCGCCAATCCAGAACTATACGTGCCAACCACCACCAACTCCTCCTCGCTCCCCGAGACCATCGACGGCACCGGGGTTCTGACCCAAGCTACCGCCGTGTCTGCAGGCGTGGCTGACCCTTCCTCCTCAGCAAACTTCAACTCCCACAACCACCTGCAGCAAATTCAG GTCTCATCTGCTAACTCCACCACTATCTCCCAGCCTATCCTGCAGCTGTCTGGGGACACTCAGGCCCAGGTCGCCCAGGTGGCTCAGGGTCAGGACCTGAACGCAGCAGCAGGTCAGACTCTACAGAGCGTTCAGCTGGTTAACCCGGGGACGTTCCTCATCCAAGCCCAGACTGTCACTGCCACCGGACAGATCCAGTGGCAGACCTTCCAG GTTCAAGGTGTCCAGTCACTCCAGGGGCTCCAGTTGCCCCAGGGACAGGGGCAGGCTCAGCAACTGACTCTAGCCCCGGTGCAAACCCTCCCTCTGGGCCAGACGGGTCAGGTCAGCCTACCCAACCTCCAGACAGTTACTGTGAACTCTGTAGCCCAGTCTGGAGTTCAGTACACACAAGGAGAGGACACAGACAGCCCAGTCG GTATTCAAATCAAAGAAGAGCCAGACTCAGAGGAGTGGCAGCTCAGTGGAGACTCGACGCTCAACCCCAGTGACCTGAACAACCTACGCGTTCAGATGGGAGACGAAGACATGGAAACACCGAGCGGAGAAGGCAAGAGGCTCCGCAGAGTCGCCTGCACCTGCCCCAACTGCAAAGAGTCCGGAGGAAG AGGTTCAGGCATGGGGAAGAAGAAGCAGCACATTTGCCATATCGTCGGCTGCGGTAAAGTCTACGGGAAGACGTctcacctccgagcccacctgCGCTGGCACAGTGGGGAGAGACCGTTTGTCTGCAACTGGATGTTCTGCGGGAAGAGGTTCACCCGGAGCGACGAGCTACAGAGACACCggaggacacacacag GAGAGAAGAAGTTCGTGTGCACGGAGTGCTCCAAGAGGTTCATGCGAAGCGACCACCTGGCCAAGCACATAAAGACTCACCAGAATAAAAAAGGCGTTTCTGCCACGTCTCCGCCCACCACCGCCGACGCCGTCATCACCGCCGACGGCACCACGCTCATCCTGCAGACCACCGGCCACGACCTCGTAGGCAATCAGGAGATCCCGTTACAGCTGGTCACCGTGGCCCCCGGTGAGGTCATggaatga